In Muribaculum gordoncarteri, the genomic window TGAACGAGAACTGGAGTATGCCGCAATGCGTGCAGGAGATGCGCAAGCAGGCCGAAGATCTCGATGAAATCTACTACGTGTATGTGGTCGACAACGACTACAAGCTGCGCGGTGTGTTCCCGCTGAAAAAGATGATAACCCACCCGTCGGTGTCCAAGATAAAACACGTTATGGAAACCGACCCCGTATCGGTGAAGACCGACACGCCCATCGACGACCTTACGCTCGACTTCGAGAAGTACAACCTTGTGGCAATGCCCGTGGTCGACTCCATAGGGCGACTCGTGGGGCAGATTACAGTCGACGACGTCATGGACGAAGCGCGTGAACAGAGCGAACGTGACTACCAGTTGGCATCAGGTCTTTCGGGCGATGTGGAGAGCGACGACACGCTTTTCCATCAGACACGCGCCCGACTCCCCTGGCTGCTGATAGGAATGCTCGGCGGAATCGGAAACTCACTTATCCTCGGACATTTCGAGAGCGGATTTGCCGTCAACCCCGCCATGGCACTGTTCATACCCCTCATCGGTGGCACCGGAGGAAACGTGGGTATACAGTCGTCGGCAATCATTGTCCAGGGACTTGCCAACGGATCGCTCGACATAAAGAGCTCGACCAAGCAGCTCTTTAAGGAACTCGGAGTGGGATTGCTCAACGGATGCATCATCTCGCTGCTGGTGTTTATCTACAATGTGTTTACGCTCGGCCCCTCGCAGGTCACCACAGTTGCAGTGTCGCTGTCGCTCTTTGCAGTGGTGGTGTTTGCATCGATTTTCGGCACATTCGTCCCGTTGACGCTTGAACGGTTCAAGATCGACCCGGCGCTTGCCACAGGGCCCTTCATATCGATTACCAACGACATTATCGGTATGGTCATCTATATGTCGATAAGCTCGGCACTGCTTGCGGCATTCGGGACCGCCGTTTAATCCTTTTTGGCTCGATTTTTGTTATTAACTTATAGTACAATAAGTATATCACACAATAAAAACTGAATAAATTATGGAAAAGATTGAACCCGGCAAATATGTCGAGATGGTATATGACCTCTATGTTGTGGAGCCCGATGGCGAGAAGCTTGTTCATCAGGTTGATGCCGAAGCTCCCGAGAAGATAATATTCGGCGTTACTCGCGGCGTCATTGTTCCGCTTGAAAAGGCCATCGAAGGCTTGACAACAGGCGACGCATTTGATGTCAAGGTGTCGGCAGCCGAAGGCTTCGGAGCTCATGACCCCGAGCAGGTGGCTCACCTTGAGAAGGAGCTGTTTGAGGTCGACGGAAAGTTTGACTCCGAACTTGTAAAGGTAGGCGCCACAGTACCTATGATGACAGCCGACGGATATCGCATCGACGGCAAGGTGATTGAAATCACCGACAAGGAGGTGGTAATGGACTTCAATCATCCTCTTGCAGGCAAGGACACCCGCTTTGTGGGCAAGATCGGCGTAGTACGCGAAGCAACTCCCGAGGAGCTGCAGCCGGCTCACGGTTGTGGTGGATGCGGATGCGGCGACCACAGTTGTGGTGACGGATGCGGTGATGGTTGCGGCGACCACGGTTGTGGCGACGGATGCTGCAAGTAAGCTCCCTGTAATTGGTTTTCAATCCATCGAAACATGGTTCTGATCAATTGCCACAGCTTCTATGGATTATCTTGAGATAGTAGGCACAGCAATAGGCGTTGCCTACCTATATCTGGAATATAAAGCAAGTATATGGCTATGGATAGCCGGCATAATCATGCCGGCTGTCTATCTTGTTGTCTACTACCGAGCCGGCCTTTACGCCGACTTCGGCATAAACGTGTACTATCTTTTAGCTTCGTTCTACGGACTGGCGTGCTGGCTTAAAAGCTCTCCCGCCACCGATAAGGACAAGGAGCCGGAACTTCCCGTAAGGCGCACCCCGGTTCATCTCTATCCGAGGCTGGCGGTTGTATTCTTGGTGCTCTTTGTGGCTATAGCCATGATTCTGATAGAATTTACCGACAGCAATGTGCCCTGGGCCGACAGTTTCACCACTGCGCTGAGCATCGTCGCTATGTGGATGCTTGCCAAGAAGTATGCCGAGCAGTGGCTCGTGTGGATATTGATCGACATAGTGAGCAGCGGCCTATACGTGTATAAAAGCCTCTATTTCACAGCCGCACTGTATGCGGTATATGCTGTCATCGCAATATTCGGTTATAGAAAATGGTTACAACTTGCAAAAACGAATCAATGCTGTCAGTCAATGACTTCAAGCCCGAAGCCGTAATTGTAGGAGCCGGTGAGTTCCCGAGCCATCCCATACCTCTTAAATGGCTTGAGGGATGCCAACGGGTCGTGTGCTGCGACGGAGCGGCCGACCGCTATCTGGAAACCGGCATGCCTATATGGCGCATCGTAGGCGACTGCGACTCTTTGTCGCCCGAAAACAGCCTGCGCTATGCCCCGATTATAAGACGGTTTGCCGACCAGGAAACCAACGACCAGACCAAGGCCGCCCTATATCTGCACGGAAAAGGCTACAACCACATTGCCATCATAGCCGCCACAGGCATGAGGGAGGATCACACACTCGGCAACATCAGCCTGCTCATCGACTACATGAGGCAGGGCATCGACGCGCGCATCTATACCGACTATGGCGTATTCATCCCCGTGTCCGGGAACGCCTCATTCCGGTGTCCCGCAGGCACGCGAGTGTCAATATTCAGCTTTGGAGCTACAAAGTTCCGCGCCGAAGGATTACGCTATCCCCTCCACGACTTTACAAGCTGGTGGCAGGGCACACTCAACGACACAGTCAACGACGACTTCTCAATAGAAGCCGACGGCGACTATCTCGTATTCATAAACTACGAAAAATAATCACTCTGCACTAATCAACATTGATGACAAGCTCGATGCTTGATTCATCGTAGGTCTTGGGTATCACATAAGCCACGGCCATGTCGGTAACAGCTGTAGTGATATCTTTTCTTACAAGTATATTAAGAATGTACCGCCCGTCGCTGTAACTCAATCCGTAGTTTAGTTTTTTGATACCATAGTATATTGTCGATTTCACTATCAGCAGTGTGTGCTTGTTGAAGTCCACCTTGGTTGGATTTGCCGCCTCCCCCACTATCCGGGTCAACTCCGCCTGGTCGTTGACCAAGACAGGCTCGTCGATCGGGCAGTTCAGCTCCGAAGCACTTACCGGCAACTTATATTCATGCCATGTAAATTCTTCCTCATCGTCGGAGCACGACATTGTGACAAATGCCGTCATCACACACAAAAGCACAATCAGATACTTTAGTTTCATATCAATTCTATCCTATTTAATCTTCTGAATAAAACTTGACATTATTATCTATAGCCTCTATCCGTTCTTTTGCTACCGCGCTGTCAACCTGTTGGTACAATTGCTTTGCTATTGCATAGCTGCGCACTAAATCATCGGTACCTGAATAGAACGCATCGCCCCATGATTGAAGTGACTCGTTATTGGATATCTCCGACACAAGCTTTAGATTTGTAGTAAAAGCCGATTCAATAGATAACGCTACCGAAACTACCGATAATAACACTGCTTGCAAATTCAAATCATCCTCATGCTCCGCAATGTCCAACAATTGCACTTGGTCAAGAATTGTCACACCTGAAAATTTGTCAGGATATTTAGCTTTTATTCTGAGCCACAATAATGCTGCTTCTTCGGCCAATCTCCGTCCCATGCCCATACTGCAGTAAGGGAATACATCCTCATCATCATTGATCACCCTGTCGCATCGTATACCCAATGCCTTAGCCGCATCAACCCCGCCAATCCAGTCGGCGGTCAAGCTATAAAGCTCTTTCGGCAGATATTTACATTCGACATATTCGGGCGCAATTCCATTAAGCATAGGCAAAGAGTCGGTTCGGCGACGACACACATCATAGAAGTCCCGCAAATAAGAGTCCACCTCTTCCTCGTCGTAAATCTCCAAAGGAATCATCAGCCTTACATACTCGTCAAGGCGTGAAAAATCAATATTATCTTCAATCTCCTTGATTCGTTCCTTACGTTCATTATCAGCTATTTCCAATTTTTCGGGAGCTGACTCGTTTTTACGCTTTTGGGCAATTCCGTACCAATATACGGCTGCCGGCAGGTTGTCTATGCCTTTATCTTTTTCTTCAAAGTATATTTCCCCGAGATTATAGGGAGATATTTTGTCATTGCGGAGCGAAGCCTTTTTATACCACTTTATAGCCTCGGGAATGTCTATCGTTGTTCCTATTCCCATTTGATGGAAAACTCCCATATCGATTAAGTTCTGTACTGAGTTTACCGATTCAACAGCTTTATTCAAATATTTAAATGCCTCTATCTGGTTGGGCGACGTACTTAAATCTCCACTCAGATTCATAAGCATTAACGAGCTGTAATAAGGCTCGTATGCCTCTTTTAATCCTGCTTCGGCGGCACGTTTCAAGTAAACGTTGGCCTCTTCAAGAATCTTTTCATCGTCATCATCGTCAACATTATATTGGCTCTTTATAAACTTACCGTATTCCAAATCGGCAACCGGTCCTGCACCTCCGTCAATCGCCTGTTTATAGTACTCTTTAGCTTTTTCAAGCTTTATGGGAACTCCGACACCGTTGGCATAGAGATACCCGAGTCTTATGGCTGCCTCTATTTTACCGGCATTCAATGCCTTTTCAAGATATTTACGACCGGCAATTTCATCGGAAAACGGCAGTTCGATATCCGTAAGAATGACTCCATACTTTAACATTGCCACGGCATCTTCATTCTCGGCAGCACGTTTAAGGTATTTCATCGCTCTTTTATCATCTTTTTGAGCCCAACTGTATTCCTGGAAATTACTGCAATCTTTTAGGATAATGTAATCCTCCAGCTCTTTGGTACGGAATATTTCATATAACCCTAACAACGATTCTTTTCTGCCAACACCTCCCAAATTGGCGGCTTCTTCAAAATATTTTATACAAGCTTCATTTTTGCCCTCAGGTGAGTTTGAGTCACGACACATTACGCCGAGCATATAAAAACAATTGGATTGAAACATTGCCGCTCCACGCTTAAACCAATCCCATGCAAGTTTATCATCCTCATCTACACCTTCGCCATTATAATACATGACCCCAATGAAATAGCAAGAAAATCCATCACCCGCACCGGCTGCTTTGCGGAACCATTTCAATGCATTTGAATAATTCTGGGCTACACCGGTACCAAAATAATAACATAATGCAATGGCCGACAAGCATGACGGCTCTTCATATTCGGCTCCTTTCATCAGCCACTCGATACCTTTTTGAGGATCTTTTGTTTTAAATGTATTTGGCTCATACATATATAGGTTGGACATATCAGCGTATGCTTCCATATATCCCAATGATATTGCTTTGTTATAACATTCAACAGCCTTATCCATATCTTGAGGTATATCATTTCCTTCCCAATACATTTGCCCCATAACCGAGTATGCCTCAGGGATATTGGCTTCAACAGCCTTTTTAAGCAATTCTATTCCCTTCAACGGATTCGGCCTTGCCGACCATCCAAATAATGTTTCCTTTGCAAGATAAAGAATTGCCCTATTATTTCCCGCCTTTATCGATCTCTTCAACAGCGATAGATAAGTGGGGAGATCCTTCTCCACTCCAATGCCTATAGCATAGCATTTGCACAAGGAGTATATGCCGAATGAATCATTCTTTTCCGATGACTCTTTAGCATATCTATACGACTTTTCGTTGTCAACGTGCTTATTCTTATAATAACACGACATAATGAATGCCGCGTATGAATTACCATTATCGGCCTGCTTTTCAACGCAGTCAAACTCCGCATCGGGAATGCTCCATATTCGAGAACGGTAATCGACTATTCCGGCAACCAATTCCCGCGAATCCTTGTAGTCGTTCAATGCGGGTTCCAGAAGATCGGAAAATGCTGAAGGTAAATCGAATTCCAAAAGAGCGCTCTTGCCGAATTTATAGGACGATTCATATTTCGACTCATCAGCATTTTTTGGCAAACTCTTATCGATGGACGGTTTTGCATTGTCGCTCTCCCGGACTTTATCGACATTCCTGGCCTCCGGCCTCTCTTTCAGCTTTTTACCAAGTTGTTGCGACAGTTTCTTGCCAAGTTCAACGATTTTATCCTCATTGAATGGCACAGCGTCAATGCGGTTGAACCTCACCAATCGATAAGCCAGTTTATAATCCGACTTGAACGTGCCAATCTTAAACGACACTATGGTCTTTTCAAAGTCAATGGCCAGCGCTATCTCATTGGCGGTATTCTCCGATTGATTTGAATTTTCCGACCATACAAACAGCACTATCTGACATTCAAACAAAGCTTTTGCAATGACTTCAGCAAAGTCATCGCCTAAATCGATTGCCGAGCGGTCGATAAAGCTCGTTATGCCGTATTTATCCAACTCCTGCTCTATGCGGTCTACAATTTCGGAATCCTTGCGCGAATAGCTTATGAATACATCACTCATAATGATTGGCCTATGTGAGAAAAGTTTATAAAGGCTGCAAAATGCAGCTGAAATATTTCAGTAAAAAGCATCAAAGTCCTGCCGACAACCGGTTTATTACGACAAAGATGCTTTTCTGATTCAAATATAACTAATAGGTTTATAAATTCAAACTATTTCATGTCATATTTAGATATTAATTAACCATTGCAAATGCCTCAATGATAATTTTTTAGTTCCCGGCAATTTTTTATCTGTTGTAATCGTGATGCGGAACAACACTCGCAATTGAAAACAATATCACAATATTAACAATAATTAGCATTACCGTTATTGTATTTTACCCATGCGATATTGTATATTTGCAACAGCAATACAATATTATAGTTCTTATATGAAACCAAACATCACATCCCGTGACAAAGACTTCATTGAAGCTTGTCAATCTGTTCTGTCACACTGTTCATGCGATTCGAGGCCATGCATGAGGGCTATAGTGGCATCGGCCATCGCATCTCCGGCGCCGAGTTACTATGTTTCACCCGATTATGCATTCCGAATCATATCAAGCTACCTCAACCATGGTAAATTGCCAAGCAGGAGGCTTGCGCGTGAAATGTGGCTTGAGATAGCCTCTAAAGTGACGCGGCTGAAGCGCGAAAATCCCTCTATGCCATTGATAAAGGCGGTTACCGAGGTAACTGCGCACGAGCATGCATCGCGGTTCTTTATCTCCGACACCTATGCTCTGCGATTGCTTCAGCGTCGCAACCGCAGCAGCCGGCTCGCACTGAAGCCCAACCTGCTCTCTTGGCACGACGGAGGAAATCCGTTCCGTCGCAGTCCGCGCCACATCCGCCACACACGCCAATCTGATTAACATCCTAAAATTTAACATTTTAAAAATCAATCAAACACACACCCATGAAAACAACATCTTCAACAATTACACTACGACTGAGTTACGATGAAATCGCTAAGGAAATTCACGCCGCTTCGGCCTTGCGAAGCTACTTCTCACGAATCGACGAGCAGCTGCCGCCCATGCTGCTGAGCAACCATGACAAGGCTCTCGCCCCCGTAATAGCCGATGCCTGCGCTCTTATCGCACTGCGTCTTGCCGACAATTTGGCCGATGTCACTCTCGACAATGAAGAGTATGCCGAATTTGTGGTTATGCCACGCAACATCTCGGCGGCTACGGCATTGCGCCGCGCACTTGAGCATGCAGTAGCAGCTTACGCGCTTCACCTCTGCTTCGCCGGGGTCGATAACACCCTTGCCGCCGACGGCTATAGAGTGGAATCTGACGCCCATATCGACGGCGTGAAGTCGTCGCTCCTGCGCATCAGCGGCACGCCCCGTGTGACGGGTTGGTGAT contains:
- the mgtE gene encoding magnesium transporter, whose product is MKEFNPEYLDRLKYIISEHDEAEARKELADLHPADIAELYQDLDLEEAEFLYRLLDDETKADVLMELDEDDRHKLLSAMPAEDIARQVIDHLDTDDAVDIIQELDEEDRDEILSHIDDVEQAGDIIDLLKYDEDTAGGLMGTEMIVVNENWSMPQCVQEMRKQAEDLDEIYYVYVVDNDYKLRGVFPLKKMITHPSVSKIKHVMETDPVSVKTDTPIDDLTLDFEKYNLVAMPVVDSIGRLVGQITVDDVMDEAREQSERDYQLASGLSGDVESDDTLFHQTRARLPWLLIGMLGGIGNSLILGHFESGFAVNPAMALFIPLIGGTGGNVGIQSSAIIVQGLANGSLDIKSSTKQLFKELGVGLLNGCIISLLVFIYNVFTLGPSQVTTVAVSLSLFAVVVFASIFGTFVPLTLERFKIDPALATGPFISITNDIIGMVIYMSISSALLAAFGTAV
- a CDS encoding FKBP-type peptidyl-prolyl cis-trans isomerase, giving the protein MEKIEPGKYVEMVYDLYVVEPDGEKLVHQVDAEAPEKIIFGVTRGVIVPLEKAIEGLTTGDAFDVKVSAAEGFGAHDPEQVAHLEKELFEVDGKFDSELVKVGATVPMMTADGYRIDGKVIEITDKEVVMDFNHPLAGKDTRFVGKIGVVREATPEELQPAHGCGGCGCGDHSCGDGCGDGCGDHGCGDGCCK
- the pnuC gene encoding nicotinamide riboside transporter PnuC, with amino-acid sequence MDYLEIVGTAIGVAYLYLEYKASIWLWIAGIIMPAVYLVVYYRAGLYADFGINVYYLLASFYGLACWLKSSPATDKDKEPELPVRRTPVHLYPRLAVVFLVLFVAIAMILIEFTDSNVPWADSFTTALSIVAMWMLAKKYAEQWLVWILIDIVSSGLYVYKSLYFTAALYAVYAVIAIFGYRKWLQLAKTNQCCQSMTSSPKP
- a CDS encoding thiamine diphosphokinase, with the translated sequence MLSVNDFKPEAVIVGAGEFPSHPIPLKWLEGCQRVVCCDGAADRYLETGMPIWRIVGDCDSLSPENSLRYAPIIRRFADQETNDQTKAALYLHGKGYNHIAIIAATGMREDHTLGNISLLIDYMRQGIDARIYTDYGVFIPVSGNASFRCPAGTRVSIFSFGATKFRAEGLRYPLHDFTSWWQGTLNDTVNDDFSIEADGDYLVFINYEK
- a CDS encoding toll/interleukin-1 receptor domain-containing protein, with product MSDVFISYSRKDSEIVDRIEQELDKYGITSFIDRSAIDLGDDFAEVIAKALFECQIVLFVWSENSNQSENTANEIALAIDFEKTIVSFKIGTFKSDYKLAYRLVRFNRIDAVPFNEDKIVELGKKLSQQLGKKLKERPEARNVDKVRESDNAKPSIDKSLPKNADESKYESSYKFGKSALLEFDLPSAFSDLLEPALNDYKDSRELVAGIVDYRSRIWSIPDAEFDCVEKQADNGNSYAAFIMSCYYKNKHVDNEKSYRYAKESSEKNDSFGIYSLCKCYAIGIGVEKDLPTYLSLLKRSIKAGNNRAILYLAKETLFGWSARPNPLKGIELLKKAVEANIPEAYSVMGQMYWEGNDIPQDMDKAVECYNKAISLGYMEAYADMSNLYMYEPNTFKTKDPQKGIEWLMKGAEYEEPSCLSAIALCYYFGTGVAQNYSNALKWFRKAAGAGDGFSCYFIGVMYYNGEGVDEDDKLAWDWFKRGAAMFQSNCFYMLGVMCRDSNSPEGKNEACIKYFEEAANLGGVGRKESLLGLYEIFRTKELEDYIILKDCSNFQEYSWAQKDDKRAMKYLKRAAENEDAVAMLKYGVILTDIELPFSDEIAGRKYLEKALNAGKIEAAIRLGYLYANGVGVPIKLEKAKEYYKQAIDGGAGPVADLEYGKFIKSQYNVDDDDDEKILEEANVYLKRAAEAGLKEAYEPYYSSLMLMNLSGDLSTSPNQIEAFKYLNKAVESVNSVQNLIDMGVFHQMGIGTTIDIPEAIKWYKKASLRNDKISPYNLGEIYFEEKDKGIDNLPAAVYWYGIAQKRKNESAPEKLEIADNERKERIKEIEDNIDFSRLDEYVRLMIPLEIYDEEEVDSYLRDFYDVCRRRTDSLPMLNGIAPEYVECKYLPKELYSLTADWIGGVDAAKALGIRCDRVINDDEDVFPYCSMGMGRRLAEEAALLWLRIKAKYPDKFSGVTILDQVQLLDIAEHEDDLNLQAVLLSVVSVALSIESAFTTNLKLVSEISNNESLQSWGDAFYSGTDDLVRSYAIAKQLYQQVDSAVAKERIEAIDNNVKFYSED